GTCTCGTCATGTTGAGTGGAGATCAAAACAGTGTGAACACGTAGGGGAACCATCGCGCCATTGTCGTTTTGGTACTCAACGGTCACTTGGGTTTTGCCATCAGGTCTAAGCCAAGCACATGTACCGTTCTTGCGAACCTCAGTAAGGCGAGCTCCAAGTTTGGTAGCAAGAACATGGCTAAGGGGCATCAACTCCGGCGTCTCATCAGTGGCATAGCCAAACATGTGACCCTGGTCACCTGCACCAATCTCCTCGGGTCGCTTAGTCAAATGACCATGAACACCTTGAGCAATATCAGGGCTTTGCTGCTCAATGTTCACAAGGACCTTGCAATTGTCAGCATCCAAACCCACATCAGCAGACACGAATCCAATTTCCCGGCAAGTGTCACGCACAATCTTCTCGTAATCAATAGTGGCTTTGGTGGTGATCTCACCAAAGACCATAACCAAGTTGGTCTTCGTGCATGTCTCACAAGCAACTTTGCTCTCAGGGTCCTGAGCTAAACAGGCATCAAGCACTGCATCTGAGACTTGGTCGCATAGCTTGTCGGGATGTCCCTCGTTGACAGATTCAGATGTGAACAAGAAAGTCTCCATTGCTCTAAATCTGCATATAGATAAATTGAATGACATCAGTAACTATGGCAAAAGGCCATGGAAATACTCTATGTAAATGAACAAAGAAACAGTAAACTAAAATTTGGAAAGAACAATGTGAGGATGCTTCAACAATGTAATCTTCAGAGATTGAAACAAATAAAACTCAATTTTACATCTAATAAGTACTTTAGCATGCACAGTGCAAAGGCGTATCAATAAAATCAACACCAAAAAAATAGTCTTTCTCAAAACCCAACATATATAACCCATTAATGCTCGTGTGCACCTACTCTTGAACTCAAGTTATATACTCGTATTATTTGGTAGGTAACTCAAGCTATATATGTACATAGAAGATAAAAAAACGTCGAAATCCGTATACATATCTaaagaaaagctacaaaaatGCTGTCTTTCTGACACACAGCTTATTTGTCCTCATTCTTAAGTGGCTTAAGTATTAAAAAGAGAGATTTCACATTAGCATCATTAAATTGgcagaaaatggaggaaaaattaCAGATccagaaaacaaaacaaaacacactaAGAATGGCTATAATTTTTGCTTCCATAAAAATGAACTGGGTCGCATTAAAAATGTAAACTTGAAACCATACCTAGTAGATATCCTATAAAATTAGAGCAACACAGCAAAATTAGCATGGCCTTTACATAAGAAACGACACAAACAGATGAAAAAATTAAGCTAAAACAGCATTTTAAGACATCAAAATCGCAGCTTTAACTCAAATTG
This DNA window, taken from Nicotiana tabacum cultivar K326 chromosome 15, ASM71507v2, whole genome shotgun sequence, encodes the following:
- the LOC107770931 gene encoding S-adenosylmethionine synthase 2; this translates as METFLFTSESVNEGHPDKLCDQVSDAVLDACLAQDPESKVACETCTKTNLVMVFGEITTKATIDYEKIVRDTCREIGFVSADVGLDADNCKVLVNIEQQSPDIAQGVHGHLTKRPEEIGAGDQGHMFGYATDETPELMPLSHVLATKLGARLTEVRKNGTCAWLRPDGKTQVTVEYQNDNGAMVPLRVHTVLISTQHDETVTNDEIARDLKEHVIKPVIPEKYLDEKTIFHLNPSGRFVIGGPHGDAGLTGRKIIIDTYGGWGAHGGGAFSGKDPTKVDRSGAYIVRQAAKSIVANGLARRCIVQVSYAIGVPEPLSVFVDTYGTGKIPDKEILNIVKENFDFRPGMISINLDLLRGGNGRFLKTAAYGHFGRDDPDFTWEVVKPLKWEKPQA